A region from the Agrobacterium cucumeris genome encodes:
- a CDS encoding ABC transporter permease, protein MKALRDNWLIFSIVALVLCGLTIIVPQIRVIAASLLEEGGRFTLLHNRDGLQSVPEMTSRYDVAKLPDGLVISLNTTDGLTVDVEDDRTLRLSSQQPILVGKDEGGLLELDLGSARFTLSQQAPRGLFATTAPAPLDIKAQSSNAVLLSHAVNAYITFENKALSLSPVHYIDFFTRSETLSATINSLLIALTSTGLAALIGVSLAYLVARYRVAGSTAIVFLVTMASVSPPFLGAYAWRLLLGRNGVLTNYFGLDVSIVGLHGVIWVITWLVFPIIFLLSHSSFQSLDAGHIEAAESLGAKPPRVRMSVEIPLALPGIITGLYLATMAALSDFGTPRIIGLDVNALPVLIYTSFLSEAGRNPALAATGSMVLITISSLFLMAQQIYLARRGFAVVSSRALERKPLSPLGQALVLGSVILALLMAFTPHLTVLISSFMEWRVGLPRANFTLANYTTMLRTGMGPAWVTLSLGIAGTLAASAIGLGIAYVIIRKRYRVLAPVLSLTVMMPYVIPGTVLGIGLIMMFNKAPLQLTGTWFILVLAYLIRNLPFTVKASEAALRRVHPALEEAAISLGARPFRVFLTITAPLVLAGAVTGATLTFLHIVTELSSTIVLYRPPWKPMTAVIFENTLVDADFGVSAAQTILLMLIIYIPLYFIVRYGQIRGKSGG, encoded by the coding sequence ATGAAGGCGCTGCGCGACAACTGGCTTATCTTTTCCATCGTCGCGCTCGTGCTTTGCGGCCTGACGATCATCGTCCCGCAAATTCGCGTCATTGCTGCCTCCCTTCTGGAAGAGGGCGGTCGTTTCACCCTGCTGCACAACAGGGATGGACTGCAATCTGTCCCGGAAATGACCAGCCGCTACGACGTGGCGAAACTCCCTGACGGCCTCGTCATATCGTTGAATACGACGGACGGCCTGACTGTCGATGTCGAGGACGACCGAACGCTTCGCCTCTCGTCGCAACAGCCGATTTTGGTTGGCAAGGACGAAGGCGGGCTGCTTGAACTCGATCTTGGCTCCGCTCGGTTTACCCTGTCGCAACAGGCGCCGCGCGGGCTTTTCGCCACAACGGCTCCAGCGCCCTTGGATATCAAGGCGCAATCGTCCAACGCCGTTTTGCTGTCCCATGCGGTAAACGCCTACATCACCTTTGAAAACAAGGCGTTGTCGCTCTCTCCCGTTCATTATATAGATTTCTTCACACGCTCGGAGACCCTTTCGGCGACGATAAACAGTCTGCTGATTGCACTAACGTCTACCGGGTTGGCCGCCTTAATCGGCGTGTCTCTCGCCTATCTTGTTGCGCGTTATCGGGTCGCGGGGAGCACGGCTATCGTTTTCCTCGTCACCATGGCCTCTGTGTCGCCGCCATTTCTGGGCGCGTATGCCTGGCGGCTGCTTCTCGGGCGCAACGGCGTTCTGACAAACTACTTCGGCCTCGATGTCTCCATTGTCGGCTTGCATGGCGTCATCTGGGTCATCACCTGGCTGGTCTTTCCAATCATCTTTCTCCTCAGCCATAGCTCGTTCCAAAGTCTCGATGCTGGCCATATCGAAGCGGCAGAAAGCCTTGGCGCCAAGCCCCCACGCGTTCGCATGTCGGTGGAAATTCCGCTGGCACTTCCCGGCATCATCACGGGTCTTTATCTCGCAACGATGGCGGCTCTGTCAGATTTCGGAACGCCGCGCATCATCGGCCTCGATGTCAACGCGCTGCCGGTTCTGATCTACACGTCCTTCCTCAGCGAGGCGGGACGCAATCCGGCGCTTGCGGCCACGGGATCGATGGTGCTCATCACCATCTCCAGCTTGTTTCTCATGGCACAGCAAATCTATCTGGCGCGGCGCGGTTTTGCCGTGGTCTCTTCGCGCGCATTGGAGCGCAAACCACTCTCGCCTCTTGGCCAGGCATTGGTGCTTGGATCAGTCATCCTTGCACTCCTAATGGCATTTACCCCTCATTTAACGGTACTGATCTCCAGCTTCATGGAATGGCGTGTGGGCTTGCCCAGAGCAAACTTTACCCTCGCAAACTACACGACCATGCTGCGCACCGGCATGGGGCCGGCATGGGTGACCTTGTCGCTCGGCATTGCCGGGACGCTGGCTGCAAGCGCAATCGGCCTGGGGATCGCCTATGTCATTATCCGCAAGCGCTATCGAGTCTTGGCACCCGTTCTCAGCCTTACCGTCATGATGCCTTACGTCATTCCTGGCACGGTGCTCGGTATCGGCCTGATCATGATGTTCAACAAGGCGCCGCTGCAACTGACCGGCACCTGGTTTATCCTCGTCCTTGCCTATCTCATCCGCAACCTGCCCTTCACGGTAAAAGCATCAGAGGCTGCCCTGCGTCGGGTTCACCCTGCACTGGAAGAGGCGGCGATCAGTCTTGGAGCGCGGCCATTCAGGGTGTTCCTCACGATCACTGCACCTCTGGTCCTTGCGGGCGCGGTCACCGGGGCAACACTCACCTTCCTTCACATCGTCACTGAGCTGTCTTCCACCATCGTTCTCTATCGCCCGCCGTGGAAGCCTATGACGGCGGTGATCTTCGAGAACACGCTTGTGGACGCCGATTTCGGTGTCTCGGCGGCGCAAACAATCCTCCTGATGCTGATCATTTATATCCCGCTCTATTTCATTGTCCGCTATGGCCAAATTCGAGGAAAATCCGGTGGTTGA
- a CDS encoding ABC transporter ATP-binding protein codes for MVETSSSKTPTQGCEVVIDAVSKTFGNHAVLKDISFTIRPGEFFTLLGPSGCGKTTLLRALAGFHPIDGGKILFNGQNVTTLPAWDRNIGFVFQNYALWPNQTVFDNVAYGLKLRKIPKGEIAERVHSALAQVELHGVDKRFPAEMSGGMQQRIALARALVINPPLLLMDEPMSNLDARLRVALRHELRSLQKTLGLTAIYVTHDQEEALEMSDRIAVMQNGVVQQLADPQTIYSGPANRFVAEFVGSANFLEGSFDETGFLMADGSRLPITGKSHHGKGTLVVRPEQVMIRECGSALVDARVEDKRFMGKAWTQSLRIDSGPILSVETRRALDLGSRVGVDFETFTFLPSGA; via the coding sequence GTGGTTGAAACCTCATCTTCCAAAACTCCCACCCAAGGCTGCGAGGTCGTCATTGATGCCGTCTCCAAGACCTTTGGCAATCACGCAGTCTTGAAAGACATCAGCTTCACGATCAGGCCTGGCGAATTCTTCACGCTGCTTGGGCCATCCGGTTGCGGCAAGACCACGCTTTTGCGCGCCCTTGCAGGCTTTCACCCGATTGATGGCGGGAAGATCCTGTTTAACGGCCAAAACGTGACCACTCTTCCTGCCTGGGACAGGAATATCGGTTTCGTGTTCCAGAACTACGCGCTCTGGCCGAACCAGACCGTGTTCGACAATGTTGCTTACGGGTTGAAGCTAAGAAAAATTCCCAAAGGCGAAATCGCCGAAAGAGTTCACTCCGCATTGGCACAAGTCGAGCTTCATGGTGTTGACAAGCGCTTTCCTGCAGAAATGAGCGGTGGCATGCAGCAGCGCATTGCGCTGGCGCGCGCACTCGTCATCAACCCGCCGCTGCTTCTCATGGATGAGCCGATGTCCAACCTCGATGCGCGCCTTCGCGTGGCTCTTCGCCACGAATTACGCAGCCTGCAGAAGACACTCGGCCTGACAGCAATCTACGTTACGCATGATCAGGAAGAAGCCCTGGAAATGTCAGACCGGATTGCCGTCATGCAAAATGGTGTCGTGCAGCAGCTTGCAGACCCTCAAACCATCTATTCGGGACCGGCGAACCGTTTCGTTGCCGAGTTCGTCGGCAGCGCGAACTTTCTGGAGGGCAGTTTTGACGAGACAGGCTTCCTGATGGCAGACGGATCAAGGCTCCCTATCACCGGAAAGAGCCACCACGGTAAAGGCACGCTTGTGGTGCGTCCCGAACAGGTGATGATCCGCGAATGCGGTAGCGCTCTTGTAGACGCCAGAGTGGAAGATAAGCGCTTCATGGGCAAAGCCTGGACGCAGAGCCTTCGGATTGACAGCGGGCCAATCTTATCGGTGGAAACACGCAGAGCGCTCGATCTCGGTTCGCGCGTCGGTGTCGATTTCGAGACCTTTACCTTTCTACCTTCGGGAGCATGA
- a CDS encoding inositol monophosphatase family protein, protein MADQSLDELMQIASSAALVGGAELKKHFGAVSGDSVQRKALGDYASQADLRAEEAIATVLATVGEGYGFVGEETGARKADAQRRWVVDPLDGTSNFIWGIPYFALSIALCDDEGELLGVVLDPLRGEMFTAIRGLGARLNGEKLAPLEEKRPEESIISLSMPIHGQLKAIDRSTFFQALDSITNETAGVRRLGSAALDLAYVGAGRLDGYFEDGLSHYDYAAGKLIAQEAGALVTSLTGDIPADGGSLLAGTSSLHQWLRTKFQ, encoded by the coding sequence ATGGCGGACCAGTCGCTTGACGAACTGATGCAGATCGCGTCGTCCGCGGCCCTTGTTGGAGGTGCCGAATTGAAGAAGCATTTTGGCGCTGTCTCGGGCGATAGTGTTCAGCGAAAGGCGTTGGGAGATTATGCATCCCAAGCAGATCTTCGCGCCGAGGAGGCGATTGCCACCGTTCTGGCGACAGTGGGCGAGGGCTATGGCTTCGTCGGTGAAGAAACCGGTGCACGTAAGGCGGACGCGCAACGTCGCTGGGTGGTGGACCCCCTCGACGGGACGAGCAACTTCATCTGGGGGATCCCCTATTTTGCCCTCAGCATCGCCCTCTGCGACGACGAAGGCGAGCTGCTGGGTGTCGTCCTGGACCCATTGCGTGGCGAGATGTTCACCGCAATTCGCGGCTTGGGTGCCCGGCTGAACGGCGAAAAACTGGCTCCGTTAGAAGAAAAGCGGCCGGAGGAATCTATCATCTCTCTATCCATGCCGATCCACGGACAGTTGAAGGCAATCGACCGCAGCACCTTCTTCCAAGCTCTGGATTCCATCACTAACGAGACAGCAGGCGTCCGGAGACTTGGCTCGGCAGCACTTGATCTCGCCTATGTCGGGGCCGGAAGGCTCGACGGCTACTTCGAAGATGGTCTCAGCCATTACGATTACGCCGCTGGCAAACTTATCGCTCAGGAAGCGGGAGCTCTCGTTACCTCGCTCACGGGCGAC